One Osmerus mordax isolate fOsmMor3 chromosome 16, fOsmMor3.pri, whole genome shotgun sequence genomic window carries:
- the LOC136959103 gene encoding opsin-5-like, translated as MGVTVDDIAFRSNIPAAADLTVAVVYAVFGICSLLGNSMLLYVSYKKKHLLKPAEFFIVNLAVSDMGLTLSLYPMAITSSFYHRWLFGKTVCLIYAFCGVLFGICSLTTLTLLSMVCFVKVCCPHYGNRFNPVHGRLLVACAWVYALFFTCSPLARWGAYGPEPYGTACCIDWHVSNRQYMARSYTLALFVFCYILPCCVIVASYTGILVTVRASQKAIEQHVSRRTHVSNLQTIIVKLSVAVCIGFFAAWSPYAVVSMWAAFGHIENIPPLAFAIPAMFAKSSTIYNPIIYLLLRPHFRRVMCRDLGSLWWACMQRCFCSQGPERVCPSKPVARLSLRTLGLRTGQSCSADSSAHAALAGSKGCCTPCNKCADAFECFRHYPRVCCGASPPGNVIPLQDQTALDSPRPPRQAGKKPLQRDCHKKSLCATMRGKRTSEIDKLQINLEMVPGHAKIAWP; from the exons ATGGGTGTGACCGTTGATGACATTGCGTTCCGCTCCAACATCCCAGCTGCGGCAGATCTAACCGTGGCCGTAGTTTACGCTGTGTTTG GAATCTGTTCTCTGCTCGGCAACAGCATGCTGCTCTACGTCTCCTACAAGAAGAAACACCTGCTGAAGCCTGCAGAGTTTTTCATCGTTAACCTGGCCGTCAGCGATATGGGCCTTACCCTGTCCCTCTACCCCATGGCTATCACCTCCAGCTTCTACCACAG ATGGCTGTTTGGGAAGACAGTGTGTTTGATCTACGCTTTCTGCGGCGTGCTGTTTGGGATCTGCAGTCTGACCACTCTCACTTTGCTGAGCATGGTGTGTTTTGTGAAAGTATGCTGTCCCCACTACG GTAACCGGTTTAACCCAGTTCACGGCCGCCTGCTGGTAGCCTGTGCCTGGGTCTATGCCCTGTTCTTCACCTGCTCCCCTCTGGCCCGCTGGGGCGCGTACGGACCCGAGCCCTACGGTACCGCCTGCTGCATCGACTGGCATGTGTCCAACCGGCAGTACATGGCTCGCTCCTACACCCTGGCGCTCTTCGTCTTCTGCTACATTCTGCCCTGCTGTGTCATTGTGGCGTCCTACACTGGCATCCTGGTCACAGTGCGAGCATCCCAGAAGGCCATAGAGCAGCATGTATCCAGGCGAACGCACGTGAGCAACCTCCAGACCATCATCGTGAAG CTCAGCGTGGCCGTGTGCATCGGCTTCTTTGCCGCGTGGAGCCCCTACGCCGTCGTGTCCATGTGGGCAGCGTTTGGCCACATCGAGAACATCCCGCCCCTGGCGTTCGCCATCCCCGCCATGTTTgccaagtcctccaccatctaCAACCCCATCATCTACCTCTTGCTCAGACCCCACTTCCGCCGGGTGATGTGCAGGGACCTGGGGAGTCTCTGGTGGGCCTGCATGCAGCGCTGCTTCTGCTCCCAGGGGCCCGAGAGGGTGTGCCCCTCCAAGCCTGTGGCGCGCCTCAGCCTCCGGACACTGGGCCTTCGCACGGGCCAGTCTTGCTCCGCCGACTCCTCCGCCCACGCTGCCCTGGCTGGCTCGAAAGGCTGCTGCACGCCCTGCAACAAGTGCGCCGACGCTTTCGAGTGCTTCAGGCACTACCCCAGGGTGTGCTGCGGCGCCAGCCCGCCGGGGAACGTCATCCCCCTCCAGGACCAGACGGCCCTGGACAGCCCCCGGCCTCCGAGGCAGGCCGGGAAGAAACCACTGCAGCGAGACTGTCACAAGAAGTCGCTGTGCGCCACTATGCGTGGCAAAAGGACTTCTGAGATCGACAAACTCCAGATCAATTTGGAGATGGTGCCGGGACATGCCAAGATAGCTTGGCCTTAG
- the LOC136959452 gene encoding E3 ubiquitin-protein ligase RNF138-like, translating into MVSVCDPERAGRAVGSPLASWPGGVEEEEEDFDCPICQEVLKTPIRTKCCKHVFCRECFRSAVRARGPHCPMCRGPVSETEKRAGDIMQKMRERQGRCRSCGAQKFLSKMRNHYKKCKKYQEEYGISDSTPRPATLPPPAPLPPTTPQETGAGTIDPMHRTWPEVIPLGQGGAYTCPYCPLQTLTDMALVQHCLSCHRGESSPRVCPICVRTAWGDTRYHSHNLIGHLALRHRFSYDNYVNVSEDEESHLYRAIQQSVLASLGWIMRP; encoded by the exons atggtcagtgtgtgtgatccagAGAGGGCTGGACGGGCTGTGGGGTCGCCTCTGGCCAGCTGGCCAggcggagtggaggaggaggaagaggactttGACTGTCCAATATGCCAGGAAGTCCTGAAAACCCCCATTAGAACCAAGTGCTGCAAGCATGT ATTCTGTCGTGAATGTTTCCGCTCAGCTGTGAGGGCCCGGGGGCCCCACTGTCCCATGTGTAGGGGCCCCGTGTCAGAGACGGAGAAGAGAGCAGGGGACATCATGCagaagatgagggagagacaggggaggtgcAGGTCCTGTGGTGCTCAG AAATTTCTCAGCAAGATGAGGAATCACTACAAAAAATGCAAGAAGTACCAGGAGGAGTACGGCATCTCTGATAGCACACCCCGGCCAgccacccttccccccccagctcctctgccccccacGACACCCCAGGAGACCGGCGCTGGAACCATAGACCCCATGCACAGGACATG GCCAGAAGTGATTCctctggggcaggggggggcgtACACCTGTCCATACTGCCCCCTGCAGACCCTGACAGACATGGCACTTGTCCAGCACTGCTTGAGCTGCCATAGAGGAGAAAGCTCTCCCAGG GTGTGTCCTATCTGTGTGAGAACAGCCTGGGGGGATACCAGATACCACAGCCACAACCTCATAGGTCACCTGGCCTTGCGTCACCGGTTCAGCTATGACAACTATGTG AATGTgtcggaggatgaggagagtcaTCTTTACCGTGCTATTCAGCAATCTGTGCTGGCCAGCCTGGGTTGGATCATGAGACCTTGA
- the ripk1l gene encoding receptor-interacting serine/threonine-protein kinase 1 — MATSLDSIRMRSADLIKKEHLDYGGFGQVHLCYHKTLGQVVLKTVYTGPPRNEAKFSKKSLLEEGSLMTKLNHERVVKLLGVILDDGDYSLVLELIPKGNLQAMLDKVQVPMSIKGRIILEILEGMEYLAGNHVIHKDLKPENILVDRDFHIKIADLGLATCQTWSRLTKEESRRQSRTKPSAGVRAAGTLCYMAPEHLESVHTQSTERSDVYSFSIVVWVVLTSQEPYENARSEDQICQCVRQGDRPDEGLIPPDTLPEMTDLMRRGWSQNPRDRPTFKEGYTSFLPVYREKLEPNVERDALALRESYEGPEVLLEMMKSFSLPPDSMTAADLPARLMSSDVRFPVEASIEDLKQFSLQTDARAPSLTSPPFTPGQVGEWPQKRGNWGTDQPDSSPLSPLGYAPATPPQRLMSQEHPDRGWHSPGSTVHSWSKAEPVQPNSQEEPYPRPVFPSSRLYSTQLSNHSPEPHFSNPCQYVSQHSWPLENQNSSKSAPLLDSGSIVISNASCIQIGDHNSLKTQSPDSHRSPASLLSNGSTTLFLKEAIQKYEDQAVTEKHLDLLRDNIGAKWKQCARRLGLSDVELEEIDHDYDRDGLSEKVYQMLGRWSMKEGSVGCTLGRLCKALDNIVKVDLLQRLVDVCNSDP; from the exons ATGGCTACTTCCTTGGATTCCATTCGTATGCGATCCGCCGACCTTATTAAAAAAGAACACCTGGACTACGGCGGCTTCGGACAAGTTCACCTATGCTATCATAAAACTTTGGGCCAGGTGGTACTGAAGACGGTGTACACAGGACCACCGCGCAATGA AGCAAAATTCAGTAAGAAGTCTttgctggaggagggcagcctgaTGACCAAACTGAACCACGAGCGTGTGGTCAAGCTGCTTGGAGTGATCCTTGATGATGGGGATTACTCCCTGGTGCTGGAGCTCATCCCCAAGGGGAACTTGCAGGCCATGTTGGACAAG GTTCAAGTTCCCATGTCCATTAAGGGCCGCATCATTCTTGAGATCCTGGAGGGCATGGAATATTTGGCAGGGAACCACGTCATACACAAGGATTTGAAACCTGAGAACATATTGGTGGACAGAGACTTTCACATTAAG ATTGCAGATCTGGGCTTGGCCACTTGCCAGACTTGGAGCAGGTTGACCAAGGAGGAGTCTCGCAGGCAGAGCCGCACCAAGCCCTCAGCTGGGGTCAGGGCCGCCGGCACCCTGTGCTACATGGCGCCCGAGCACCTGGAGAGCGTCCACACGCAGTCCACCGAGAGGTCTGACGTGTACAGCTTCAGCATTGTCGTCTGGGTCGTCCTCACCAGCCAGGAGCCCTACGAGA ATGCCAGGAGTGAGGACCAAATCTGCCAGTGTGTCCGCCAGGGCGACCGCCCCGACGAGGGTTTAATTCCACCTGACACCCTCCCTGAGATGACAGATCTGATGAGAAGAGGCTGGAGTCAGAATCCACGGGACAGGCCGACGTTTAAag AGGGATACACATCCTTCCTACCAGTCTACCGAGAGAAGCTGGAGCCTAATGTAGAAAGAGATGCTTTGGCTCTAAGG GAGTCGTACGAAGGCCCAGAAGTTCTCCTGGAGATGATGAAGTCCTTCTCTTTGCCTCCAGACAGTATGACGGCAGCAG ACCTGCCGGCCCGCTTGATGAGCTCAGATGTCAGGTTCCCAGTGGAGGCCAGCATCGAGGACCTCAAACAGTTCTCCCTCCAGACTGACGCCAgggcccccagcctcaccagccctcccttcacccctggCCAGGTGGGAGAATGGCCCCAGAAGAGGGGCAACTGGGGAACAGACCAGCCAGACTCcagccccctgtctcccctcggCTATGCCCCAGCTACCCCCCCTCAGAGGCTGATGTCCCAGGAGCACCCAGATAGGGGCTGGCATTCTCCAGGCTCCACTGTCCATTCATGGAGCAAAGCCGAGCCTGTCCAGCCCAACAGCCAGGAGGAGCCATACCCTCGCcctgtctttccctcctccagacTCTACAGCACTCAACTGTCCAATCACAGCCCAGAGCCACACTTCAGCAACCCCTGCCAGTATGTCTCACAGCATTCCTGGCCCCTTGAGAACCAGAACTCCAGCAAGAGTGCACCCTTACTAGATTCAG gaagCATCGTCATCAGCAATGCCAGTTGTATCCAGATTGGCGACCACAACAGTCTAAAGACCCAGAGTCCAGACTCTCACCGGAGTCCAGCAAGCTTACTGTCCAACGGCAGTACCACCTTGTTTCTCAAAGAAGCCATTCAGAAGTACG AGGACCAGGCTGTGACAGAGAAGCACCTGGACCTGCTGAGGGACAACATTGGGGCCAAGTGGAAGCAGTGCGCTCGGCGCCTGGGCCTGAGCGATGTGGAgctggaggaaattgaccaCGACTACGACCGCGACGGCCTGTCGGAGAAGGTGTACCAGATGCTGGGGCGTTGGTCGatgaaggagggcagtgtgggCTGCACGCTGGGACGCCTCTGCAAGGCCCTGGACAACATCGTCAAGGTCGATCTGCTGCAGAGGCTGGTGGACGTGTGCAACAGCGACCCCTAG
- the mep1bb gene encoding meprin A subunit beta codes for MFCLLCGNISCLPTPKVLDYDVDGGEDIFDINEAAGLDLVEGDIVLDERQGRNSIIGDEYRWPKTVPYYMEDDLEINAKGVILKAFEQYRMKTCIDFKPWEGEQNYISIFKGGGCFSSVGNRRVGKQRLSIGTNCDRIATIEHEFLHALGFWHEQSRSDRDDYVTIMWDRISEGKEHNFNTYNDTTSSSLGVPYDYGSMMHYSKTAFRNGTEPTIVTKIPAFSEVIGQRMEFSDSDLLKLHRLYNCTCSSTFLDSCDFERENICGMIQGNEDQADWTRVTQAAGGPDTDYSNLGRCSDAGYFMHLSMGTANPGDRALLESRLLYPKRGFQCLQFFFYNSGGGNYQLKIWVREYDPANPDGVLRFIQAINGPPQELWQVHHVSLNVTKKFRVVFEGTKVAGDPTPGGLSLDDVNLSETACPEHVWRVTNFTKVMETTPHNTAIYSPPFTSREGYTFQMGLYPSGKEGYLGELSAYAHLVARPGDTGLTWPCPWKQMTMMLMDQNPHIQKRMSNQRSVTTDPLQKTPEGMFFWDDPRKVGTEVREEDGSVYHRGPGAGTPVYLTHGRAKSRDFIKGGDAIFLLTMEDVSNLVDTQPLPSSTVPPVTTETPPVSTVTTRPTTVVPPPTNPCTHVECQNEGICVVDAGKAVCRCAVGGDWWYWGDRCQSRGSSGDAMTTALAASLSVLAVMLVITVVSVVCVKKKYQKRSCDTSLAMSNVNSGAEGGVTAM; via the exons ATGTTCTGCCTGTTATGTGGAAATATATCTTGTCTG CCTACACCTAAAGTATTAG ACTATGATGTGGACGGTGGAGAAGACATATTTGACATCAATGAAG CTGCAGGCCTTGATTTGGTGGAGGGAGATATTGTTCTTGATGAG AGACAAGGCCGCAACTCCATCATAGGAGACGAGTACAGATGGCCAAAGACCGTTCCTTACTACATGGAGGACGACTTGG AGATCAATGCAAAAGGAGTGATTCTGAAGGCCTTTGAGCAGTACCGAATGAAAACCTGTATCGACTTCAAACcatgggagggagagcagaacTACATTTCAATTTTTAAAGGAGGCGG ATGTTTCTCTTCGGTGGGGAACAGGCGTGTGGGGAAGCAGAGGTTATCCATTGGGACGAATTGCGACCGCATCGCCACTATAGAACACGAGTTCCTTCACGCTCTGGGATTCTGGCATGAGCAGTCACGTTCGGACCGCGACGACTACGTCACTATCATGTGGGATCGCATTTCTGAGG GCAAGGAGCACAACTTCAACACGTACAACGACACCACATCCAGCTCTCTGGGCGTGCCTTACGACTACGGCTCCATGATGCACTACAGCAAGACTGCCTTCCGGAACGGCACAGAACCCACCATCGTCACCAAGATCCCGGCCTTTAGCGAGGTCATCGGCCAGCGCATGGAGTTCAGCGACAGCGACCTGCTCAAGCTCCACCGCCTCTACAATTGCA cctgctcctccaccttcctggaCTCGTGTGATTTTGAGAGGGAGAACATCTGTGGGATGATCCAGGGAAATGAGGATCAGGCTGACTGGACCAGGGTGACCCAGGCTGCAGGCGGACCCGACACAGACTACTCCAACCTTGGCCGCTGCTCCG ACGCAGGCTATTTCATGCACCTCAGCATGGGTACAGCTAACCCAGGGGACCGGGCTCTGCTGGAGTCCAGACTGCTCTACCCCAAGAGAGGCTTCCAGTGTCTGCAGTTCTTCTTCTACAACAGCGGGGGCGGCAACTACCAGCTGAAGATCTGGGTCCGGGAGTACGACCCAGCCAATCCCGATGGAGTCCTCCGTTTCATCCAGGCCATAAATG gccccccACAGGAGCTGTGGCAGGTTCACCACGTCAGTCTGAACGTGACCAAGAAGTTCCGCGTGGTCTTCGAGGGCACCAAGGTCGCCGGCGACCCCACCCCGGGCGGCCTCTCCCTGGACGACGTCAACCTCTCGGAGACCGCCTGCCCCGAGCACGTGTGGAGGGTGACCAACTTCACCAAGGTGATGGAGACCACCCCTCACAACACGGCCATCTACAGCCCCCCCTTCACCTCCAGGGAGGGCTACACCTTCCAGATGGGCCTTTATCCCAGTGGGAAGGAGGGCTACCTTGGCGAGCTCTCCGCTTACGCACACCTGGTGGCCCGGCCAGGGGACACGGGCCTGACGTGGCCGTGTCCATGGAAACAGATGACCATGATGCTGATGGATCAGAACCCCCACATCCAGAAGCGCATGTCCAACCAGCGGAGCGTCACCACCGACCCACTGCAGAAGACCccag AGGGCATGTTTTTCTGGGATGATCCCCGGAAGGTGGGCacggaggtgagggaggaggatggcagCGTGTACCACCGGGGGCCTGGGGCCGGGACCCCCGTCTACCTCACCCACGGCAGAGCCAAGAGCAGAGACTTCATCAAGGGAGGAGATgccatcttcctcctcaccatGGAGG ATGTGTCCAATCTCGTAGACACCCAACCTCTGCCCTCTTCCACTGTGCCACCTGTTACCACGGAGACGCCTCCTGTCAGCACGGTGACCACACGCCCAACCACGGTGGTTCCACCACCCACCAATCCCTGCACCCATGTTGAATGTCAGAACGAGGGTATCTGTGTGGTGGACGCCGGGAAGGCAGTTTGCAG gtgtGCAGTTGGTGGTGACTGGTGGTATTGGGGGGACAGGTGTCAGTCCAGGGGCTCTTCCGGGGATGCCATGACCACGGCTCTGGCCGCCTCTCTGTCCGTGCTGGCTGTCATGCTGGTCATCACCGTGGTCAGTGTCGTTTGCGTGAAGAAAAAGTACCAGAAGCGCTCCTGTGACACGAGCTTGGCCATGTCTAACGTTAACAGTGGTGCGGAAGGCGGGGTGACCGCTATGTGA